ATTCACCTGGCAATATTAAGCGTAATTAACTATCAGCCAAGTCACATATAAATCATAAAACTGTGTTTATCCATTACAATACTTAATAAAAATTTTCTAGTTCAAAATAATTGCAAGATAATCATTCTGACCACGCACTACAGACACTAATCTACTAAGGCTGAAATACACATAAAATCCAGACATTACAGCAGGCATTGTCTCTACTCCAGTTATATTTCTCATTTAACTTACTAATCAgatattggggggggggggctccaACCTCTCTTGATGCCacctttgtttttgtattcaaaGTGTAGTCACCTTCAGTGTTCAGGGTCATTTACTTTGTTGTAGTAAAGCTGCCGCTCTGCAGTATGAAATAATTGTGTACATGGGGAAATGACAGTTTGTGCTTTAGATtatgaggaggaaaaaaaagatttctaaaAACTGTGTTGATATGTAATACACAacataacacacaaaaacaaagaaggcatggtgaaaaatgttctgtgctCCATTTGAACTCACAACCATCAACATACAAGAGAGAATAGAATGTGTCAAATCTGCCATTAAGCCAATAGACAGTACAGAATTTTGAAAATCTGAATAGAGACACACAGCACACAATTGAGCCAGTCGCTTTGAAGTATAAATGGTCTGTTAGTCGGTGAAAAAGAAGTAAAATGGCAGACGACAATAACATATACTGGGATTGTTGCAAATCCCAGCCCAATCACTTTCTTGCCCACCTTCAATGAGTCTGTCAGTTTCAATTCAGTGTGCTTTAATGATCTTCATGCAGTCACTGATTATTGGCGGGATTGTTGCACAGCAGCAATTCATGGATATTTGGATGTTAGTCTGTTCTTCTTATTCAGTACTGACATTATTACTCTAGTCCAGTCATTTTCTTGCCCACCTTCTGTGAGTCAATCAGCTTCTATTCTGCGTGCTTTACATTTATGTGCTCTTCTTCCCCATCCTCATCTCACTCTGGTCCCTGAGAGTACCACCCAACATCTGGAGTTTACTTCCCAGCCAAATGCCATTGTGTTTATAGCTATTGGCTATAGCTATTATTAATGGACTACACTTAATtgtgaacaacaacaacaataataataatagtaataatgatgTGGGAAGTATTTGCAAATCCCAAACACAGATTTCCACCaggtgttttaaatgcacagaTTAGATAGAGCAAAATGTTTGCTTAATGCTAAGTTTGCCCTAATGTTGAACTGATATTGATCATTATAGATGGTAGTTATAAaagttttgtttaataaatcacagcatGTCTAGAATGTTCTCTATAActttagataaaatataaataaatcattatggttgttctgtttttaaatcttatgaaaaaaaaaacagaacatgaaaTTGTTTGAAcataaatgtttttctctaaaaATGGGCATAAATGAAAAGTACCAAAGCAAAGCAGTCTTTCGCCTTTCATCTCAGACAGCGCTGTCATACAGCTCCTCTCCTGTCAATTAACGTATATCCATCTTTTACATTTCCACCATCGTTTGTCCATAGTCAGATTTGTTGATGAAATCTCCGCTATATTCATAGTGATACATTCAAAATTGACTGCAATGACTGAGGTCAGCAGCTTTTTTTCTTGGGGTTTGTGCATGTTCATTGTGCACAAACCGCTTGTCATTCAAGGTAAACTGATGGGACACCAGCATGCTAGGCAAGCTGGGAATGGCTctgtttccagtgtttttcGATTCATTATGATCTGTGCTTTGTGTTGCATTAGTATTAGCAACTGAGGCATCATCATAACAGATGAGTTTCTTCTTGCCAATCACCTTGGCCAACATGTGTGATGTAAAGAAGCTGGAGGGTAAAAAAAGTTGTTAGTACCTCCTTAAGTATATTAGCAAAGGAAGCTGACCGTGATGGAGAGGGGATGGCTGGTTTGACTGTGTCCAGTTTAATAAAACAGATACGTTAGATTAGCATCTATGAGAATGTCTGAATGTAATATGTTTAACAAgcttaatttttattttgtccCCTGTAGATTTTAACCATCACACACTGTTCAAACCATTTCATTCAGttgattttgttgttatttatatattttaataaactcaaaatcCAGGTCTGTGTTTCTGAGCTCATGAAAGTTGGCAGTGGCGGTTGGGCTGTAATCATCATGCTTACCTTTCTGTAAAAGTCACCACACACTGGGATTAATCATACATTTATTTGTGTCAGACAGggtatttatacattttaattgATCTGTAGCTCAAAATCTGTTGTAGACATTTATGAGGCATTCTTGTGAAGGCCTAGAATATAAACAGCATGTAAGGTTAaaggcagctctgaaggcaaaaagtCGGCTCCAACTGACAAGTGAGTGTAGATCAGAAATCCActtgcattcatttttttttttggaaagttTTGTTTAATAATTTTTTGACACAAAACTCTACAATCATCACAGATGTCTGAAAACTTTACCATGATATACTTTAAAACGAGAGAGCATGATATGTTGTTCTGATAAACACAGATGAAACATTAGTTTTACTAATTTACACTaaagtacacacattcactccaGGTGTCATCCCCATGTCTTCCTGTGTTGTTGATCTTGTTCGCCCTTAAAAAACTTTGGTAGCCCTGgtaaagaaaagatgaaaatcacaaatgtggttagtggggaaaaaacaacaacacaatttCCCATCAATCCAAGAAGACATTACCATTTCATTTGTCATGGCGAGATCTGAAAATCTGAGAGATTCTGGAAAGCCAAAAAATAGATTTGATATCAAAGTAACATGAAATTCAGTGTATATGAATCTTGTATATATGCATACATTACAGCACAAGTTACCTGTGCAGAGACAGTGTTTTATCTTCTTCAAACTCATTGAGGAAATTAGAAATACAATCACGATTGTATTGAATGCGACTGCTCCATTTAAGACATATGCCAAGAGAAGAGAGTCCAGCTTGTCTACATATTCAAACAGCAGGAGACATTACTGAGTTTTCAACTTTGTTAAAGTATTGACGTCAAAGTGGGAGAAAGAACTTTTCTTAACTGTACTTACCCTCAAAGTCCAGCTTGGTCCCGTTTCCAAAAAGCAGGTATCCACATGAGGCAACAGCACAGTAGTAGATCCCAACATGAGAAACATCCAGGTTCTTCATTGGCAGGCTGTACACACAGGTGTTCGTGTCCGTCTTTGGTTTCCTCTCACACTCATCATTCCTGCCTCCATGGCTGTAAATGAGTCCTGAATGAGACTCTTTAGAGTCTCTGAACCAGTAAACACTGTGTTCTTCATCACAGGTCCCAGTCTGTACTGTACAGTTCAGAGTCACAGAGCCTCCTGGTTGGATGGGCTTAGATGCAGACTGCTGAATTAAAGGCCGGCTGTTCAAAGCTGAACCTTTAACACTCACAGTGATTCCTTCTGCAAATTCAAAACTTACCGAAAAGCTACACACGCAGAAATAGGTAGCTGAGTCCGAAACCTGCAGATCTGTGATCATCAAATGATTTTGAGCTTTTTCAGTAGACAGTGTGAAGCGTGGATTGTTCTCACATTCATCATAGAAAGTGCCATTTTTATCATACGAATAGAAGCTAGAAATGAGCCTTGGCCTCTCTCCTAGTGTTTGCTTATACCAGTAAAACCTTGCCGCCACTTCACCTTCGTAGAAACACTGCAAAGTTACACTCTCCCCGACATTAGTGGATATAAACCCTTTGTCTTGATGAACAGATGAGGACTGATGACTCTTCTGAGCTTAAAtgatagaaggaaaaaaacaaagacaactgATTTAGAAACACGtagaagaaacatcagtgacCTTGATCTGTAAAAGATAAAAGTTActgaggaaaaaacacaactCACCCATTTCCCCAAAGAACAAAAGCATCAAATAGAAAACAGATGGTGGAGATATCATCATGTTCAAATCCGTGACTTGAATGGAAAGAATCTTTCTGTTCATAGTCTCTTCAGGTGCAAGACTGtatttgattggctgatttAAAGTCACACTGTATGCAAGGAAACAGCTTCACATTCACAGCATAGTGTCAAAACTTGGTGAGAGATACACATGGAGAACAAAGTGTGTGACCTGAGCGGCGCATAGTGCACGAAGGTTGCTAATGCTCTATGTAATCAAGAAGAGTTTCAATCCTCCTCTAGCATTAATCCcagggttcgtacgcttttttcagggtcaaattcaagcactttttaagcaatTTCAAGAtccctttttaagcttttccagggccccccccccaaaaaaattaaaaagaatgcatgtttcaatttgcatcacctcagtaagaccatgtgaaaaaACACCTTAGCTCCCCTTTTGTTAGGACATAGAAAAACgtgaagtcctaaatgatcacctttaaagtgtttgtgctaataacatcaagTCAGACAGGCAttgagaacagcactgactgtttaagtagtttaataTGTAGGTggcgataaacacattttgaatgaaagccggggaactttggtagcacagaaacaagtggctattctttgtgaccatatgaatcactcatattaccattatttcacccaa
The sequence above is a segment of the Oreochromis aureus strain Israel breed Guangdong linkage group 3, ZZ_aureus, whole genome shotgun sequence genome. Coding sequences within it:
- the LOC116316457 gene encoding immunoglobulin kappa light chain-like isoform X2, whose amino-acid sequence is MAVFAFSSRMIAQKSHQSSSVHQDKGFISTNVGESVTLQCFYEGEVAARFYWYKQTLGERPRLISSFYSYDKNGTFYDECENNPRFTLSTEKAQNHLMITDLQVSDSATYFCVCSFSVSFEFAEGITVSVKGSALNSRPLIQQSASKPIQPGGSVTLNCTVQTGTCDEEHSVYWFRDSKESHSGLIYSHGGRNDECERKPKTDTNTCVYSLPMKNLDVSHVGIYYCAVASCGYLLFGNGTKLDFEDKLDSLLLAYVLNGAVAFNTIVIVFLISSMSLKKIKHCLCTESLRFSDLAMTNEMGYQSFLRANKINNTGRHGDDTWSECVYFSVN
- the LOC116316457 gene encoding immunoglobulin kappa light chain-like isoform X1, which translates into the protein MNRKILSIQVTDLNMMISPPSVFYLMLLFFGEMAQKSHQSSSVHQDKGFISTNVGESVTLQCFYEGEVAARFYWYKQTLGERPRLISSFYSYDKNGTFYDECENNPRFTLSTEKAQNHLMITDLQVSDSATYFCVCSFSVSFEFAEGITVSVKGSALNSRPLIQQSASKPIQPGGSVTLNCTVQTGTCDEEHSVYWFRDSKESHSGLIYSHGGRNDECERKPKTDTNTCVYSLPMKNLDVSHVGIYYCAVASCGYLLFGNGTKLDFEDKLDSLLLAYVLNGAVAFNTIVIVFLISSMSLKKIKHCLCTESLRFSDLAMTNEMGYQSFLRANKINNTGRHGDDTWSECVYFSVN